The DNA window GATTTCCACGAGCTGTTTGGTTACGTCTTCTATAAGCTTTGGATAGTCGGCATATACATCTTTTAAATGCAAATACCGGGCCGCGAACCATTCTTGCCCAATGGACAACGGCGCGACGGTCGGCAAGTCGCGCAAAAAATCGAGATGGTCGAGGCGAACGCGGTTGAACTCGATCGTGTTCGCGCGGTCGAGCACTTTTTTACTGAAGGGATGAGTCGTTTCGTCCATGTTGACGGTGCCGATGATATAGACGTTTGGCGGGAGAAAGAAATCACGCCCCGCCGTTTCTTTCGAAAGCAGCCGCGATGAGATAATGCGGCCATTTTCCCAACGGCGGCTTTCCATGACGCTTAAGACATCGCTGAAGTAGTGCTCGACGCGGGCGAGGTTCATTTCATCCAGCACAACGAAATATGGCTTGTCCGGATGGTTCTCGGCTTCAGTGACGACATTGGCGAGCGGCCCAGGCTTGAAATCGCCTTTAATGTCGACATAGCCAAGCAAGTCAGAGCCATCGTTCCAGTCTGGGCGGACGGGAATAAAGGTAAAGCGGCCGTTGTCTTCCGTCGCGCCGACGCTCTCAGCGAACCATTGAACCATTTTCGTTTTTCCGGTTCCAGAAATGCCGGATAGGATGACAAACGGTTTTGTTTTTAACGATAGAAAGAGGTTAGTCACTTCTTCTTTCGTATAGTAAAACCCTTTGGCGGATATGTATGAGTGAATATGCTCAACCGCCTCCCGATAGGAAAGGGCCTGCTCGGGCAGTGCCGCCGGCTTCGTTCGCTCCACATACTGACGGTAATAGCCGATCATCATCTCCAAATCGCGCGCGAGTTGTTCATCGGATGGCAGATCATCAAACGAATAGACGATATACGCCGCCACCGACCGTTCGTAGTCTTTCGCCCGTTTGTTTTCGCCGAGACGGATGTCATCATCCGTCCGCACGCGTTCTCCGGCAGGAATGAGCTGGTGGATGTCCCGCTTCACTCGCTCCATTTCATCTCTCGGCGTTTCTGTCACTCCTTGGGCGAGCGTCAAATAGAGCCGACACATATCCTCGCTGAACAAGTAGACGATATAATAGCCGCGCTGCGTAGAATCCGTCACTTTCTGGTCCATCACCGCCACCCACGGCACATCGGTCCACACCCCTTGACCGACTGAACCTTTGACGATATATCGGTCAGACTCAACAAATGGCAGTGCCTTTATTTTTTCCGGAATCGCTTTTGTCATCAGTTGAAACGCCCGCCGCTCTTTTGACAGTTTTTCGCGTTTTTCTTGTTCGTAAATGGCCATCACTTGGCGGAAAAGATCGCGCAATGACATCGGAAACGTCTCCTTTTCGCACATTTTCCTTTCTTCTTTTCTACTTTCCTTCTATTCTACTAAAAATGCGGCCGTCCCCACCAGGGGGAAAGCCGCTTTGTGCATCAAGGCACAGAACGCCGCTGCTTTTCACTTGCCAACGATGCTCCTTTTGCGCTCGTTCGAACAAGGCGAGCGATTGCATTCCCTAAGGATTGGTTATCCTATCGAAGGTCCCCGATCTCTCCAGCGCAAGAGGACAGGGAACCAAGAAATGCGGAACAAAAAAACAGCTTGAGATACAGCATTCATTTCTCAAACCGCTTGTTTGCTATTCAGCTTCGAGGGCGTCACCCTTTGTTCGGTGCACAGTGCCGTGCGGGTGCTGAGAAAGCTGGGCGGCCGCTTTTGATGACTGGCTGCTGCGCGAGTCAGCCGCCCGCAGTGAGGATGTATTCCATTATGAAGAAAAAGCGCCCTACGCCAAACAGGCCGTACCAACGCCCGAACACCTCGCGCCATACTGGATCGCCTATGGCGCAGGCGATCGCAGCGGGGCACCGCGCGTCTTGTTCCGCGACTACCAGTACGGCAGCTTAAGCCTCATGGCCGTATCCTTTTAACGAAGCGGCCCGGCCTTGCTTGAACCATGCAGGGCGGGCCGTTGCTTACCGGCCAACATCGAAAAGGCTGGTGATTTCGTGCACCATCGTGCTGCCCCCAGACATTTCCAATGACACCTTGCGGAAACAGCTTTCTTTCCGTGAAAATAATCGTCTGCGAGCAGTGATTTTCATGCCGAGGTGGGAAGGACCCATTCCTCATGGGTGCTTTCTGTGAAACGAACACGTCGGTGAGCAGTGATTTTATCGGGAGCAACATTTTCTCATGAATGTTTTTGGCGAAATACCTCCGACGGGCCGGTGACGGCTGTTTTTTACCGGTCTTCTAATGCGAAGGAAAACTTGTCGATTCCTTGATGATGTGCTACTCTATCCATAAGACATGAGCCTCCTTGTCTGAGTGGTTGGTTGGCACATCCATCTTCTTTAAGAAGTCCGGTTCATGTCTCCTTTTTCTCCTGATTTCCAATTTGTGTTAGTGGGTCGGTTGGTTTACAGTAAATAACCAAAAGGGGAAAGAAGGTGTTTTTGTGAGCCTGCCTAACGAAAATTTTGTTTCTCTCGAAGAGTTTTACCAAATGAGAGAAAGTACAGATCGGATATTAGAATACATTGACGGTACTGTCTTTATGTCCCCATCCCCTTCTACCCAGCATCAACGAATTTCCGGACGATTACACGCCAAATTATTCAACTTTTTAGAAGAAAAGGATTGCGAAGTCTTTCACGCCCCGTTTGATATTGAACTGAAAAATAATAAAATAGATGGAACAAAAATAGTCATTCCGGACTTATCCGTCATATGTAATCAAAGCGGATTAATGGAAAACAAATTTGTCGGAGTACCGACACTGATCATTGAAATATTAAGCCCTTCCAATCAAGCGCATGATTTAGTGTTTAAACTCAATCTATATATGCAGTACGGAGTCCAAGAATACTGGATCGTGAATCCAATGCTCAATACGGTTCAAATTTATTCCCTCAATGACGAAGCCCAATATCAGCAAACCGATGTATTAAGAGGACAAGGAATTGCCCGATCGGGAGTGTTAAAAGGTTTTGAAATCAATGTAGAGGAACTTTTTAAGTCATGAGCATAAAATATCATTTTTTTTGCGCATTCTTTCAGAAAGTCTTCTCCCCTTGTCTGAAAGAATGTGCTCCATTTTTTCGAGACTCAGATTGTTTTTTCCTTCTCCTTGCATGCTCCTTCCTCCGAGCCGCCGCCTTCTTTATGTTGAACTGCTCCTCCTTTCGCTTCGCCTAAAATGGGGGATTCCTGCGAACCCCGAAGCATCGTTCGGTTATTGAGCAGGCGATCCCCCAGTTTCGTTGTCGTAACGATTCAGCCACATGCTCAAGTGAGTTGAATAGTTTTTGTATTCCTTGTCTATGATGTGAGTACTCATAGACAAGGAGGTGAATCGCATGTTGGCAGCACAACAAGCTGTATTTACAATGGAGCGCCTTATGGGCAAAATCCAACAACAAAGTAAGTGACATGATCGAAGCGTTATATCAACACTCGATCAGCACAGGAACGCTGGCCAATCTGGTGAAACGAGAGAGCCAAGCTTTGGAGCCAAACATGGACATCATCGAAGAAGCTTTGCTGGATTCCAACATCCTGCATGTCGATGAAACGAGTTTGCACATCGAAGGGAAACGGGCATGGGTTCCTATCGCGTGCACATCGAAATATACGTACTTGGCTCCTCACGCTTTCGTAGAAAGAAAGTGACCGATGATATCGGGATTCTTCCCCGATATCAAGGGACGATGATGCATGATGCGTTCGGTACGTACCCGAACTACACCGAAGCCATCCACGCTCTTTGTCATGCCCATCATTTGCGTGATCTGAAAAGCTTCATCGAACAAGGGCCGACATGGGCCATGCGCATGACCACCTTTCTGTTCGCTGCCAAGCAGGCGGTCGAAGTCCATCACGGTGCACTTCCTAACGAAGAGCGGATCTTTGTTAAGCAACAAGCCCGCTCCTCACTTTCATGCGCGGAGGCGGGCTGTTGGTTAGGCCAAGTATGTGTGCTTACTTCCCGCAGCACTTTTTATACTTTTTCCCGCTGCCGCATGGACACGGGTCGTTGCGGCCGATTTTTGGCTCTTCCCGGCGGTATGGAACGTTTTTCGGCAAAGGCGGATTTTGCAACAACGCTTGAAAATGGCGGTATCTTTGATCGGCGA is part of the Geobacillus sp. 46C-IIa genome and encodes:
- a CDS encoding Uma2 family endonuclease; translation: MSLPNENFVSLEEFYQMRESTDRILEYIDGTVFMSPSPSTQHQRISGRLHAKLFNFLEEKDCEVFHAPFDIELKNNKIDGTKIVIPDLSVICNQSGLMENKFVGVPTLIIEILSPSNQAHDLVFKLNLYMQYGVQEYWIVNPMLNTVQIYSLNDEAQYQQTDVLRGQGIARSGVLKGFEINVEELFKS
- a CDS encoding MrcB family domain-containing protein — encoded protein: MSLRDLFRQVMAIYEQEKREKLSKERRAFQLMTKAIPEKIKALPFVESDRYIVKGSVGQGVWTDVPWVAVMDQKVTDSTQRGYYIVYLFSEDMCRLYLTLAQGVTETPRDEMERVKRDIHQLIPAGERVRTDDDIRLGENKRAKDYERSVAAYIVYSFDDLPSDEQLARDLEMMIGYYRQYVERTKPAALPEQALSYREAVEHIHSYISAKGFYYTKEEVTNLFLSLKTKPFVILSGISGTGKTKMVQWFAESVGATEDNGRFTFIPVRPDWNDGSDLLGYVDIKGDFKPGPLANVVTEAENHPDKPYFVVLDEMNLARVEHYFSDVLSVMESRRWENGRIISSRLLSKETAGRDFFLPPNVYIIGTVNMDETTHPFSKKVLDRANTIEFNRVRLDHLDFLRDLPTVAPLSIGQEWFAARYLHLKDVYADYPKLIEDVTKQLVEINRILEPLGAHIGYRVRDEICFYLAYNEEGKLMELDKAFDYCLMQKILPRLSGSDARLERALNQLFILCAGFEPDGDYGGALDVSYARYPKSAEKIWHMLRRLEDDGFTSFWLGA